The genomic window TCTCGGTACTGAACGGCAAGTGGAAGATGATGATCCTGTGGCCGCTGAGCGAGCGCCCGCACCGATTCGGTGAATTGCGCCGCCAGGTACCGGGTGTCTCCGAGAAGGTCCTCACCACGCAACTGCGGGAGCTGGAGGCCGATGGGATCGTCCACCGCGAGGTGTACGACGAGGTGATCCCCCGCGTCGAATACTCGCTGACCCCGCTGGGCGAACTGCTCAACAACGCCCTGCTGCCTTTGGAAGCTTGGGGCCGTGAACATCTCATGGATGCCCCCACATCCTCCGGCCGTCACTGACTGTGTCTTCGCCGTCCCGGCGGGGGATGCTCGCGTTCAGCGGAACGGAATCACCTTGCGGTACTGGACCAATTCACCG from Nocardia bhagyanarayanae includes these protein-coding regions:
- a CDS encoding winged helix-turn-helix transcriptional regulator, which codes for MEGADVPIGRRPGAYTCGLDATLSVLNGKWKMMILWPLSERPHRFGELRRQVPGVSEKVLTTQLRELEADGIVHREVYDEVIPRVEYSLTPLGELLNNALLPLEAWGREHLMDAPTSSGRH